A part of Misgurnus anguillicaudatus chromosome 6, ASM2758022v2, whole genome shotgun sequence genomic DNA contains:
- the fgf6a gene encoding fibroblast growth factor 6a: protein MATAQRLLTSMCETSRRWTAFLLLGFLLGIAYSYPISNRTNATPLEKRWETLFSRSVLGISMEKSELNWENDYLMGIKRVRRLYCNVGIGFHLQVLPDGKISGVHNENQYSLIEISTVERGVISLYGVKSELFVAMSSRGWLYGTRVFRDECKFKETLLPNNYNAYESSIYKGFYIALSKHGRLKRGYKASPAMTVTHFLPRL, encoded by the exons ATGGCCACTGCGCAAAGGCTCCTCACCAGTATGTGCGAGACCAGCAGGCGCTGGACTGCGTTTCTTCTGCTTGGCTTTCTGCTTGGAATCGCGTACTCCTACCCCATCTCGAACAGGACTAATGCAACCCCACTGGAGAAAAGGTGGGAGACGCTGTTCTCCCGCTCCGTTTTGGGGATCTCGATGGAGAAATCGGAGCTGAACTGGGAGAATGACTATTTGATGGGTATTAAGAGAGTGCGGAGGCTGTACTGCAACGTGGGCATCGGGTTTCACCTGCAGGTCCTCCCAGATGGAAAGATCAGCGGTGTACATAATGAGAACCAGTACA GTCTGATAGAAATCTCAACTGTAGAGAGAGGGGTGATTAGTCTGTATGGCGTGAAGAGCGAGCTGTTTGTCGCGATGAGCAGTCGCGGATGGTTGTACGGAACG AGGGTCTTCCGTGACGAGTGCAAGTTCAAGGAGACGCTGCTGCCCAACAATTACAACGCATACGAGTCTTCCATTTACAAGGGCTTTTATATCGCCCTCAGCAAACATGGCCGCTTGAAGCGAGGCTACAAGGCCTCCCCAGCAATGACTGTCACACATTTCCTTCCACGTTTATGA
- the ccnd2a gene encoding G1/S-specific cyclin-D2a isoform X3, which translates to MTRTSPAPPPIGETQCNKDGLLQGQKIDAPLSEIGIRQSEAAGQYLRDVNFTNVFVSDMKRAKQTAEIIVKNNRTCHDIELVTDPSLKERCFGIAEGGQVKEMKNMAKTAGWSLPEFTPPEGETIEQVKARIKDFLQALFQRIANDHQDKNQVSEAPVLETEGVLAGLPDDGVLNVPVHALVVGHGAYMSILMLYFFGDLKCPMPRGSDPAQRFSICPNTGMCRFIITLNCSNADLTLSNIQCVFINRREHIK; encoded by the exons ATGACCAGGACCAGTCCAGCACCCCCACCGAT TGGTGAAACCCAGTGCAACAAAGATGGGCTTTTACAAG GTCAGAAGATAGACGCTCCTCTTTCTGAAATTGGGATACGGCAGTCTGAAGCTGCTGGCCAGTATCTTAGAGATGTTAACTTTACCAATGTGTTTGTGAGTGACATGAAGCGTGCTAAACAG ACTGCAGAGATTATTGTGAAGAATAACAGAACCTGCCATGATATAGAATTAGTAACTGATCCATCACTTAAAGAGAGA tgtTTTGGTATTGCTGAGGGAGGTCAAGTCAAAGAAATGAAAAACATGGCTAAAACAGCTGGATGGTCTTTACCGGAGTTCACTCCTCCTGAAGGAGAGACTATTGAACAG GTGAAGGCACGTATTAAGGATTTTCTTCAGGCTTTGTTCCAGCGAATAGCTAATGACCACCAAGACAAAAATCAAGTTTCTGAAGCACCTGTCCTTGAAACTGAAGGGGTTCTCGCAGGACTCCCCGATGATGGAGTTTTAAATGTGCCTGTCCATGCTTTGGTGGTTGGACACGGGGCTTATATGAGCATACTAATGCTGTATTTCTTTGGGGACCTAAAGTGCCCTATGCCCCGTGGTTCAGACCCAGCTCAAAGGTTTTCCATCTGTCCAAACACAGGAATGTGTCGATTTATTATAACTTTGAACTGTAGTAATGCAGATCTTACACTTTCAAACATACAATGTGTGTTCATTAACAGAAGAGAGCACATAAAGTAA
- the ccnd2a gene encoding G1/S-specific cyclin-D2a isoform X4 — MLTFALTLVRHGETQCNKDGLLQGQKIDAPLSEIGIRQSEAAGQYLRDVNFTNVFVSDMKRAKQTAEIIVKNNRTCHDIELVTDPSLKERCFGIAEGGQVKEMKNMAKTAGWSLPEFTPPEGETIEQVKARIKDFLQALFQRIANDHQDKNQVSEAPVLETEGVLAGLPDDGVLNVPVHALVVGHGAYMSILMLYFFGDLKCPMPRGSDPAQRFSICPNTGMCRFIITLNCSNADLTLSNIQCVFINRREHIK, encoded by the exons ATGCTCACTTTCGCTTTAACGCTAGTCCGACA TGGTGAAACCCAGTGCAACAAAGATGGGCTTTTACAAG GTCAGAAGATAGACGCTCCTCTTTCTGAAATTGGGATACGGCAGTCTGAAGCTGCTGGCCAGTATCTTAGAGATGTTAACTTTACCAATGTGTTTGTGAGTGACATGAAGCGTGCTAAACAG ACTGCAGAGATTATTGTGAAGAATAACAGAACCTGCCATGATATAGAATTAGTAACTGATCCATCACTTAAAGAGAGA tgtTTTGGTATTGCTGAGGGAGGTCAAGTCAAAGAAATGAAAAACATGGCTAAAACAGCTGGATGGTCTTTACCGGAGTTCACTCCTCCTGAAGGAGAGACTATTGAACAG GTGAAGGCACGTATTAAGGATTTTCTTCAGGCTTTGTTCCAGCGAATAGCTAATGACCACCAAGACAAAAATCAAGTTTCTGAAGCACCTGTCCTTGAAACTGAAGGGGTTCTCGCAGGACTCCCCGATGATGGAGTTTTAAATGTGCCTGTCCATGCTTTGGTGGTTGGACACGGGGCTTATATGAGCATACTAATGCTGTATTTCTTTGGGGACCTAAAGTGCCCTATGCCCCGTGGTTCAGACCCAGCTCAAAGGTTTTCCATCTGTCCAAACACAGGAATGTGTCGATTTATTATAACTTTGAACTGTAGTAATGCAGATCTTACACTTTCAAACATACAATGTGTGTTCATTAACAGAAGAGAGCACATAAAGTAA
- the ccnd2a gene encoding G1/S-specific cyclin-D2a isoform X2 — protein sequence MELLCLEMDTIVRARPDPNLLYDDRVLQSLLTIEERFLPQCSYFKCVQKDIQPFMRRMVATWMLEVCEEQKCEEEVFPLAMNYLDRFLAVVPTRKCNLQLLGAVCMFLASKLKETRPLTAEKLCIYTDNSIRPQELLEWELVVLGKLKWNLAAVTPNDFIEHIMRKLPLPEDKLDLIRKHVQTFIALCATDFNFAMSPPSMIATGSVAAAICGLQLNSTNRSLWGDNLTELLAKITNTEVDLLKECQEQIERVLMNNLREGRKQQQKQQQQEQGGPHSKALDDQDQSSTPTDW from the exons ATGGAACTGCTTTGTCTCGAGATGGACACCATTGTAAGAGCCCGTCCCGACCCGAATCTTCTGTATGATGACAGGGTACTACAGAGCTTGTTGACCATCGAAGAAAGGTTTCTTCCACAGTGTTCATATTTTAAATGCGTTCAGAAAGACATTCAGCCTTTTATGCGGAGGATGGTGGCAACTTGGATGTTGGAG GTCTGCGAGGAACAGAAATGCGAGGAAGAAGTTTTTCCACTGGCTATGAACTACTTGGACCGATTTTTAGCAGTGGTACCAACAAGAAAATGTAACTTGCAATTGCTAGGTGCAGTGTGCATGTTTCTTGCGTCTAAATTGAAAGAGACGCGTCCATTAACTGCAGAGAAGCTGTGCATCTACACCGATAACTCAATCAGACCACAGGAACTGCTG GAATGGGAGCTGGTTGTCTTGGGGAAATTGAAGTGGAACCTGGCTGCTGTCACTCCAAATGACTTCATTGAGCATATTATGAGAAAACTTCCGCTGCCCGAGGATAAGCTGGACCTGATCCGTAAACACGTGCAAACTTTCATTGCCCTATGTGCAACAG ATTTCAACTTTGCCATGTCCCCTCCATCCATGATTGCAACAGGCAGCGTGGCGGCAGCTATCTGTGGCCTGCAGCTCAACAGCACTAACCGTTCGCTGTGGGGAGACAACCTTACAGAGCTGCTCGCCAAGATCACTAACACAGAAGTT GATTTGCTGAAGGAATGCCAGGAGCAGATTGAAAGAGTGCTGATGAATAACCTGAGGGAAGGCCGCAAGCAACAACAGAAACAACAGCAGCAAGAACAGGGCGGTCCACACAGCAAAGCACTTGATGACCAGGACCAGTCCAGCACCCCCACCGAT TGGTGA
- the ccnd2a gene encoding G1/S-specific cyclin-D2a isoform X1, with product MELLCLEMDTIVRARPDPNLLYDDRVLQSLLTIEERFLPQCSYFKCVQKDIQPFMRRMVATWMLEVCEEQKCEEEVFPLAMNYLDRFLAVVPTRKCNLQLLGAVCMFLASKLKETRPLTAEKLCIYTDNSIRPQELLEWELVVLGKLKWNLAAVTPNDFIEHIMRKLPLPEDKLDLIRKHVQTFIALCATDFNFAMSPPSMIATGSVAAAICGLQLNSTNRSLWGDNLTELLAKITNTEVDLLKECQEQIERVLMNNLREGRKQQQKQQQQEQGGPHSKALDDQDQSSTPTDVRDINL from the exons ATGGAACTGCTTTGTCTCGAGATGGACACCATTGTAAGAGCCCGTCCCGACCCGAATCTTCTGTATGATGACAGGGTACTACAGAGCTTGTTGACCATCGAAGAAAGGTTTCTTCCACAGTGTTCATATTTTAAATGCGTTCAGAAAGACATTCAGCCTTTTATGCGGAGGATGGTGGCAACTTGGATGTTGGAG GTCTGCGAGGAACAGAAATGCGAGGAAGAAGTTTTTCCACTGGCTATGAACTACTTGGACCGATTTTTAGCAGTGGTACCAACAAGAAAATGTAACTTGCAATTGCTAGGTGCAGTGTGCATGTTTCTTGCGTCTAAATTGAAAGAGACGCGTCCATTAACTGCAGAGAAGCTGTGCATCTACACCGATAACTCAATCAGACCACAGGAACTGCTG GAATGGGAGCTGGTTGTCTTGGGGAAATTGAAGTGGAACCTGGCTGCTGTCACTCCAAATGACTTCATTGAGCATATTATGAGAAAACTTCCGCTGCCCGAGGATAAGCTGGACCTGATCCGTAAACACGTGCAAACTTTCATTGCCCTATGTGCAACAG ATTTCAACTTTGCCATGTCCCCTCCATCCATGATTGCAACAGGCAGCGTGGCGGCAGCTATCTGTGGCCTGCAGCTCAACAGCACTAACCGTTCGCTGTGGGGAGACAACCTTACAGAGCTGCTCGCCAAGATCACTAACACAGAAGTT GATTTGCTGAAGGAATGCCAGGAGCAGATTGAAAGAGTGCTGATGAATAACCTGAGGGAAGGCCGCAAGCAACAACAGAAACAACAGCAGCAAGAACAGGGCGGTCCACACAGCAAAGCACTTGATGACCAGGACCAGTCCAGCACCCCCACCGATGTACGAGACATcaatttgtga
- the ccnd2a gene encoding G1/S-specific cyclin-D2a isoform X5 yields the protein MNYLDRFLAVVPTRKCNLQLLGAVCMFLASKLKETRPLTAEKLCIYTDNSIRPQELLEWELVVLGKLKWNLAAVTPNDFIEHIMRKLPLPEDKLDLIRKHVQTFIALCATDFNFAMSPPSMIATGSVAAAICGLQLNSTNRSLWGDNLTELLAKITNTEVDLLKECQEQIERVLMNNLREGRKQQQKQQQQEQGGPHSKALDDQDQSSTPTDVRDINL from the exons ATGAACTACTTGGACCGATTTTTAGCAGTGGTACCAACAAGAAAATGTAACTTGCAATTGCTAGGTGCAGTGTGCATGTTTCTTGCGTCTAAATTGAAAGAGACGCGTCCATTAACTGCAGAGAAGCTGTGCATCTACACCGATAACTCAATCAGACCACAGGAACTGCTG GAATGGGAGCTGGTTGTCTTGGGGAAATTGAAGTGGAACCTGGCTGCTGTCACTCCAAATGACTTCATTGAGCATATTATGAGAAAACTTCCGCTGCCCGAGGATAAGCTGGACCTGATCCGTAAACACGTGCAAACTTTCATTGCCCTATGTGCAACAG ATTTCAACTTTGCCATGTCCCCTCCATCCATGATTGCAACAGGCAGCGTGGCGGCAGCTATCTGTGGCCTGCAGCTCAACAGCACTAACCGTTCGCTGTGGGGAGACAACCTTACAGAGCTGCTCGCCAAGATCACTAACACAGAAGTT GATTTGCTGAAGGAATGCCAGGAGCAGATTGAAAGAGTGCTGATGAATAACCTGAGGGAAGGCCGCAAGCAACAACAGAAACAACAGCAGCAAGAACAGGGCGGTCCACACAGCAAAGCACTTGATGACCAGGACCAGTCCAGCACCCCCACCGATGTACGAGACATcaatttgtga